A single region of the Rhizobium sp. NLR16a genome encodes:
- a CDS encoding DUF6074 family protein — protein sequence MATETTRRPAASHEGKVIAFPSATGTANVERCARELGRRHGADAIEFWKAECRRLADQLLAAGMPESEVRQRVMEFQQDVQIELVLTHQKQAVAKSRKR from the coding sequence ATGGCCACTGAAACGACCCGCCGCCCCGCCGCCTCTCACGAAGGCAAGGTTATTGCCTTTCCCTCCGCAACCGGAACCGCCAACGTCGAGCGTTGCGCTCGGGAACTCGGCCGCCGGCATGGTGCGGACGCGATCGAATTTTGGAAGGCCGAGTGCCGCAGGCTTGCCGATCAGCTTCTGGCCGCGGGAATGCCGGAGAGCGAAGTCCGCCAGCGGGTGATGGAGTTTCAGCAAGATGTCCAGATCGAACTGGTCCTCACCCACCAGAAGCAGGCTGTTGCCAAATCGCGGAAACGCTGA
- a CDS encoding glycerate kinase — translation MTITTPRDFLKSLFDAAVLAADPLTSIKSHLPEKPKGRTVVIGAGKGAAQMARALESAWDGPIEGLVVTRYGYGCETRFIEIIEAAHPVPDAAGFAAARRLMETVNRLTEDDLVIALICGGGSALLPAPPEGLTLEDEIALNEMLLASGAPISAMNVVRKHLSTIKGGRLAAATKARLVSLIVSDIPGDNPAHVASGPTVPDGSTRHEALEIIRQYGLRLPQAALDHLNSPKADAPRPDDPVFLRHQHHIIASAGVSLAAAASKAESQGITPAILSDAIEGESRDVALVHAAIAREVLGRNRPFSKPVVLLSGGETTVTLRAKGGKGGRNGEFTLAMALAIDGQDGIDVLAADTDGIDGSEDNAGAFADGGTVKRLRAAGLDPRRLLDGNDSYTAFQAIDDLFETGPTGTNVNDFRAILIH, via the coding sequence ATGACGATAACCACCCCCCGTGATTTCCTGAAAAGCCTGTTCGACGCGGCGGTTCTCGCCGCCGATCCGCTGACCAGCATCAAATCGCACCTGCCGGAGAAACCGAAAGGAAGAACCGTCGTGATTGGCGCCGGCAAGGGCGCGGCGCAGATGGCGCGGGCGCTCGAAAGCGCATGGGACGGACCGATCGAGGGGTTGGTGGTCACGCGATACGGCTATGGCTGCGAAACACGCTTCATCGAGATCATCGAGGCAGCCCACCCGGTGCCCGACGCTGCGGGATTCGCTGCCGCGAGGCGGTTGATGGAAACGGTGAACCGGTTGACGGAAGACGATCTGGTGATCGCGCTGATCTGCGGCGGCGGCTCGGCGCTGCTGCCCGCCCCGCCGGAGGGGTTGACGCTCGAAGACGAGATTGCGCTCAACGAAATGCTGCTTGCTTCGGGCGCGCCGATTTCGGCGATGAATGTGGTGCGCAAACATCTCTCCACCATCAAGGGCGGCAGACTGGCGGCGGCGACGAAAGCGAGACTCGTCAGCCTGATTGTTTCCGACATTCCTGGCGACAACCCGGCCCATGTCGCCTCCGGGCCGACGGTGCCCGACGGTTCAACACGGCACGAAGCGCTGGAGATTATCAGGCAATATGGATTGCGGTTGCCGCAGGCCGCGCTCGACCATCTGAACTCGCCGAAGGCAGATGCACCGCGGCCGGACGATCCGGTATTCCTGCGGCACCAGCATCACATCATCGCCTCTGCCGGCGTTTCGCTGGCGGCGGCGGCCTCCAAGGCGGAATCGCAAGGAATCACGCCGGCAATCCTTTCGGATGCCATCGAAGGCGAATCGCGTGACGTGGCGCTGGTGCATGCGGCCATCGCCCGCGAGGTTCTCGGGCGGAACAGGCCATTCTCGAAGCCGGTCGTCCTCCTGTCCGGCGGCGAGACGACGGTGACGCTGAGAGCCAAGGGCGGCAAGGGCGGGCGCAATGGCGAATTCACCCTTGCCATGGCGCTTGCGATCGATGGGCAAGACGGTATTGATGTGCTCGCTGCCGACACGGACGGGATTGACGGCTCGGAAGACAATGCCGGCGCCTTTGCCGATGGCGGCACGGTGAAGCGTTTGCGAGCCGCCGGGCTCGATCCGCGCCGGCTGCTCGACGGCAATGACAGCTACACGGCGTTCCAGGCGATCGACGATCTCTTCGAGACCGGTCCGACCGGAACCAACGTCAACGATTTCCGAGCGATCCTCATCCATTAG